Proteins encoded together in one Pseudomonas asiatica window:
- a CDS encoding DUF4426 domain-containing protein produces MRRLALFLISLCLALPVLAADAARPERKEVFGDVTVHYSAFTSSMLTPEVAAATGLVRSKNQGVLNIAVLKANKPAMAVVSGTVKDLTGRSSPLSFKQITEQGAVYYIAQFKIDQPETVTFDLNIETGGISNSLSFNQEVFPGE; encoded by the coding sequence ATGCGTCGCCTAGCCCTGTTCCTGATCAGCCTGTGCCTGGCCCTGCCGGTACTGGCTGCCGATGCTGCCCGTCCCGAGCGCAAGGAAGTGTTTGGCGACGTGACGGTGCACTACAGCGCGTTCACCTCGAGCATGCTGACACCGGAGGTGGCCGCAGCCACCGGCCTGGTACGCAGCAAGAACCAGGGCGTACTCAACATCGCCGTGCTCAAGGCCAACAAACCCGCCATGGCGGTGGTCAGCGGCACGGTCAAGGACCTGACCGGGCGCAGCAGCCCGCTGTCGTTCAAGCAGATCACCGAACAGGGCGCGGTGTACTACATCGCCCAGTTCAAGATCGACCAGCCAGAAACCGTCACCTTCGACCTGAATATCGAAACCGGCGGTATCAGCAACTCCCTCAGTTTCAACCAGGAAGTGTTCCCAGGCGAATGA
- the rdgB gene encoding RdgB/HAM1 family non-canonical purine NTP pyrophosphatase: MMNFQQLVLASHNAGKLKELQAMLGASVQLRSIGEFSQVEPEETGLSFVENAILKARNAARISGLPALADDSGLAVDFLGGAPGIYSARYADGKGDAANNTKLLEALKDVPEAERGAQFVCVLALVRHADDPLPILCEGLWHGRIMFEASGEHGFGYDPLFWVPERSCSSADLAPVDKNQLSHRARAMALLRQRLGLA; this comes from the coding sequence ATGATGAATTTCCAGCAACTCGTATTGGCCAGCCACAACGCCGGCAAACTCAAGGAACTCCAGGCCATGCTCGGCGCGTCCGTGCAACTGCGCTCGATCGGCGAGTTCAGTCAGGTCGAGCCGGAAGAAACCGGCCTGTCGTTCGTCGAGAATGCCATCCTCAAGGCGCGCAACGCCGCACGCATTTCCGGCCTGCCGGCCCTGGCCGACGATTCTGGCCTGGCGGTGGACTTCCTCGGCGGCGCGCCGGGCATCTACTCGGCGCGCTATGCCGACGGCAAGGGTGATGCGGCGAACAATACCAAGCTGCTCGAAGCACTGAAAGACGTGCCTGAAGCCGAGCGCGGTGCTCAGTTCGTCTGCGTCCTGGCACTGGTGCGCCATGCTGACGACCCGCTGCCGATCCTGTGCGAAGGCCTGTGGCACGGGCGCATCATGTTCGAGGCCAGTGGCGAGCACGGCTTTGGCTACGACCCGCTGTTCTGGGTACCGGAGCGCAGCTGCTCCAGCGCCGACCTGGCCCCTGTGGACAAGAACCAGCTCAGCCACCGCGCCCGCGCCATGGCCCTGCTGCGCCAACGTCTGGGCCTGGCATGA
- the metX gene encoding homoserine O-succinyltransferase MetX has product MSTVFPEDSVGLVVPQTARFDEPLALACGRSLASYELVYETYGTLNASASNAVLICHALSGHHHAAGYHAATDRKPGWWDSCIGPGKPIDTNRFFVVSLNNLGGCNGSTGPSSINPATGKPYGADFPVLTVEDWVHSQVRLAERLGIQQWAAVVGGSLGGMQALQWTISYPERVRHCVDIASAPKLSAQNIAFNEVARQAILTDPEFHGGSFQDQGVIPKRGLMLARMVGHITYLSDDSMGEKFGRELKSDKLNYDFHSVEFQVESYLRYQGEEFSGRFDANTYLLMTKALDYFDPAAAQGGDLAATLAHVKADYCIMSFTTDWRFSPARSREIVDALMAARKNVCYLEIDSPYGHDAFLIPTPRYMQGFSNYMNRIAI; this is encoded by the coding sequence ATGTCCACTGTCTTTCCCGAAGATTCCGTCGGTCTGGTAGTACCGCAAACCGCCCGGTTCGATGAACCGCTGGCCCTGGCCTGCGGTCGCTCCCTGGCCAGTTACGAACTGGTCTACGAGACCTATGGCACCCTGAACGCCAGCGCGAGCAACGCCGTGCTGATCTGCCATGCCCTCTCCGGCCACCACCATGCCGCTGGCTACCATGCCGCCACCGACCGCAAGCCGGGCTGGTGGGACAGCTGTATCGGCCCTGGCAAGCCGATCGACACCAACCGCTTCTTCGTGGTCAGCCTGAACAACCTGGGCGGCTGCAACGGCAGCACCGGCCCCAGCAGCATCAACCCGGCCACCGGCAAGCCCTACGGCGCTGACTTCCCGGTGCTGACCGTGGAAGACTGGGTGCACAGCCAGGTGCGCCTGGCCGAGCGCCTGGGCATCCAGCAGTGGGCCGCCGTGGTCGGTGGCAGCCTGGGTGGCATGCAGGCGCTGCAGTGGACCATCAGCTACCCCGAGCGTGTGCGCCATTGCGTCGACATCGCCTCGGCTCCCAAGCTGTCGGCACAGAACATCGCTTTCAATGAAGTGGCACGCCAGGCCATCCTCACCGACCCCGAATTCCACGGCGGTTCATTCCAGGACCAGGGCGTGATCCCCAAGCGTGGCCTGATGCTGGCGCGCATGGTCGGCCACATCACCTACCTGTCGGATGACTCGATGGGTGAAAAATTCGGCCGCGAGCTGAAGAGCGACAAGCTCAACTACGACTTCCACAGCGTCGAATTCCAGGTCGAGAGCTACCTGCGCTACCAGGGCGAGGAATTTTCCGGGCGCTTCGACGCCAACACCTACCTGCTGATGACCAAGGCGCTGGACTACTTCGACCCCGCCGCCGCCCAGGGCGGCGACCTGGCAGCCACCCTGGCCCACGTCAAGGCGGATTACTGCATCATGTCGTTCACCACCGACTGGCGCTTCTCCCCGGCCCGTTCGCGCGAGATCGTCGACGCCCTGATGGCCGCGCGCAAGAATGTCTGCTACCTGGAGATCGACTCGCCTTACGGGCACGATGCCTTCCTGATCCCCACGCCTCGCTACATGCAGGGTTTCTCGAACTACATGAACCGCATTGCCATCTGA
- a CDS encoding DUF3392 domain-containing protein — MDLVLDLLATVSRWSRSNLSEISLALVGCLLVLFGTDIKGWVEQRLGGLAGALRVPFMALLVMIGSGAALIYATPWVVKGLSQFNNYALAPVLLVVLVLIGVVADRRG, encoded by the coding sequence ATGGATCTGGTACTTGATCTGCTCGCGACGGTTTCTCGCTGGAGCCGCAGCAACCTGTCGGAGATTTCACTGGCCTTGGTAGGCTGCCTGTTGGTGCTGTTCGGCACCGATATCAAGGGCTGGGTGGAACAACGCCTGGGCGGCCTGGCGGGCGCCCTGCGCGTACCGTTCATGGCCTTGCTGGTGATGATCGGCAGCGGTGCGGCGCTGATCTATGCCACGCCTTGGGTGGTGAAAGGGCTGAGCCAGTTCAACAACTACGCGCTGGCGCCGGTGTTGCTGGTGGTACTGGTGCTGATCGGGGTGGTGGCGGATCGACGGGGCTGA
- the hemW gene encoding radical SAM family heme chaperone HemW, translating to MIETLSNPGAAGFTSLPPLALYIHIPWCVRKCPYCDFNSHAAGPELPEDAYVAALLTDLDQELAAVQGRPISSIFFGGGTPSLFSADALGRLLRGVEQRIPFAPDIEITLEANPGTFEQDKFKAYRQTGINRLSIGVQSFQPAKLQALGRIHNGDEAVRAAGMARAAGFDNFNMDLMHGLPDQSLDDALGDLRQAIDLGPTHLSWYQLTVEPNTVFWNQPPELPEDDILWDIQEAGQALMAEHGFRQYEVSAYAQAGRAARHNLNYWRFGDFIGIGAGAHGKLTFADGRILRTWKTRLPKDYLNLAKPFKAGEKLLPVDELPFEFLMNALRLTDGVEAELFTQRTGLPLAQLREARRAAEQKGLLQVEPDQLVATPRGQLFLNDLLQYFLT from the coding sequence ATGATCGAAACGCTGTCCAACCCCGGCGCGGCGGGTTTCACCAGCCTGCCGCCGCTGGCGCTGTACATCCACATCCCGTGGTGCGTACGCAAATGCCCTTACTGCGACTTCAACTCCCACGCTGCCGGGCCTGAACTGCCGGAAGATGCCTACGTCGCCGCCCTGCTGACCGACCTCGACCAGGAGCTGGCTGCCGTGCAAGGCCGGCCGATCAGCTCGATCTTCTTCGGCGGCGGTACCCCCAGCCTGTTCAGTGCCGACGCCCTTGGCCGGCTGCTGCGTGGCGTGGAACAACGTATCCCGTTTGCGCCGGACATCGAAATCACCCTGGAGGCCAACCCGGGCACGTTCGAGCAGGACAAGTTCAAGGCCTACCGGCAAACCGGTATCAATCGTCTGTCCATCGGTGTGCAGAGCTTCCAGCCAGCCAAACTGCAGGCGCTGGGGCGTATCCACAATGGCGATGAAGCGGTCCGCGCCGCCGGCATGGCGCGCGCCGCCGGCTTCGACAACTTCAACATGGACCTGATGCACGGCCTGCCCGACCAGTCGCTCGACGACGCGCTGGGCGACCTGCGCCAGGCCATCGACCTGGGGCCGACGCACCTGTCGTGGTACCAGCTGACCGTGGAGCCGAACACGGTGTTCTGGAACCAGCCGCCCGAGCTGCCCGAGGACGACATCCTCTGGGATATCCAGGAGGCCGGCCAGGCACTGATGGCCGAACACGGCTTCCGCCAGTACGAAGTCTCGGCCTATGCCCAAGCGGGGCGCGCTGCCCGGCACAACCTCAACTACTGGCGCTTTGGCGACTTCATCGGCATCGGCGCTGGTGCCCACGGCAAGCTGACCTTCGCCGACGGGCGCATCCTGCGCACCTGGAAAACTCGCCTGCCCAAGGACTACCTGAACCTGGCCAAGCCGTTCAAGGCCGGCGAAAAGCTGCTGCCAGTCGACGAGCTGCCGTTCGAGTTCCTGATGAATGCCCTGCGCCTGACCGATGGGGTGGAAGCCGAACTGTTCACCCAACGCACCGGTTTGCCGCTGGCACAACTGCGCGAGGCACGCCGCGCGGCCGAACAAAAGGGCCTTTTGCAGGTCGAACCGGATCAACTGGTGGCCACGCCGAGGGGCCAGTTGTTCCTCAATGACCTGCTGCAGTATTTCTTGACCTAA
- a CDS encoding type IV pilus twitching motility protein PilT — translation MDVTDLLARAVDAGASDLHLAAGQLPMLRLDGELQRMALPTLGPATLTKGMAPLLDEDQRRQWAQGDELDLALELPALGRFRLNLFRQLHGPAATFRLIPGHIATLDELDLVDVFQAVAQCRDGLILVGGPTGSGKSSTLAALLDQLNRDRALHIITLEDPVEVIHSSQRSLVNQREVGRHCGGFAQGLRSALRQDPDVIMIGELRDLETIRLALRAAETGHLVLATVHTRSAVSSVDRLVEVFAAEEKPLVRAMLAESLRLVVAQVLVRRAGGGRVAAREVLVVTSAVRNLVREGRMAQLCSVMQAGGADGMRTMEGAMRGLKERGLISDL, via the coding sequence ATGGATGTGACCGACCTGTTGGCCCGGGCCGTGGATGCGGGGGCTTCCGACCTGCACCTGGCGGCGGGCCAGTTACCGATGTTGCGCCTGGATGGCGAGCTGCAGCGCATGGCCCTGCCGACCTTGGGCCCGGCGACCTTGACCAAGGGCATGGCACCCTTGCTGGATGAAGACCAGCGCCGACAGTGGGCCCAGGGTGATGAGCTGGACCTGGCGCTGGAATTGCCGGCGCTAGGGCGCTTTCGGCTGAATCTGTTTCGCCAGTTGCACGGCCCTGCGGCCACCTTTCGCCTGATCCCGGGGCATATAGCCACGCTCGATGAACTCGACCTGGTCGATGTGTTTCAAGCTGTTGCGCAGTGCCGAGATGGCTTGATCCTCGTCGGTGGGCCGACCGGCAGTGGCAAGTCCAGCACCTTGGCGGCACTGCTCGACCAACTGAACCGAGATCGTGCTCTGCATATCATCACCCTTGAGGACCCTGTCGAAGTTATCCACAGCAGCCAGCGCAGCCTGGTCAACCAGCGTGAGGTCGGCCGCCATTGCGGTGGGTTCGCCCAGGGGCTGCGCAGTGCCCTGCGCCAGGACCCGGATGTGATCATGATCGGTGAGCTGCGCGACCTGGAAACCATTCGCCTGGCCTTGCGTGCGGCTGAGACCGGGCACCTGGTACTGGCGACCGTGCATACCCGTTCGGCGGTGAGCAGTGTTGACCGGTTGGTGGAGGTGTTCGCTGCCGAAGAGAAACCGTTGGTGCGGGCGATGCTGGCCGAGTCGTTGCGCCTGGTGGTAGCGCAGGTGCTGGTCAGGCGCGCGGGCGGAGGGCGGGTTGCTGCGCGGGAAGTGCTGGTGGTGACGTCAGCGGTGCGTAACCTGGTTCGGGAAGGGCGAATGGCGCAGTTGTGTTCGGTGATGCAGGCGGGTGGTGCGGACGGGATGCGGACGATGGAAGGGGCGATGCGAGGGTTGAAGGAGAGGGGGCTGATCAGCGATCTATAG
- a CDS encoding SPOR domain-containing protein, producing the protein MAAKKKPAPKRGASRQTAPAKQPIPGWVWLAVGLTVGAFIVFLMKLEPGGEDIKRTKPEQQKADKVAEAGKSAQPTPQQPVKPKYDFYTLLPESEVIVPPEAVPEKTPPVPAQPVTPVTPAEAAKIDTARAQAALMGQTPPPAPPVIKPAATTQFFLQAGSFRKQADADKVRAQIILLGQSVKVESGTVKDETWYRVLVGPFSNREQLTGAQKQLAGAGFSNLLLQQRQTRQ; encoded by the coding sequence TTGGCTGCCAAGAAAAAACCTGCACCCAAACGCGGCGCCAGCCGCCAGACGGCGCCGGCCAAGCAGCCGATTCCCGGTTGGGTATGGCTGGCGGTCGGCCTGACCGTAGGCGCGTTCATCGTGTTCCTGATGAAGCTCGAGCCTGGTGGCGAAGACATCAAGCGCACCAAGCCGGAGCAGCAGAAAGCGGACAAAGTGGCCGAAGCCGGCAAGTCGGCGCAGCCCACTCCGCAGCAGCCTGTGAAGCCGAAGTACGACTTCTACACGCTGCTGCCGGAGTCCGAGGTGATCGTGCCGCCGGAGGCCGTACCAGAGAAGACACCACCCGTCCCGGCCCAGCCGGTGACCCCGGTGACGCCAGCCGAAGCGGCAAAGATCGACACGGCGCGAGCCCAGGCAGCATTGATGGGCCAGACACCGCCACCGGCACCGCCAGTCATCAAGCCGGCGGCGACCACCCAGTTCTTCCTGCAGGCCGGCTCGTTCCGCAAGCAGGCCGATGCTGACAAGGTGCGCGCGCAGATCATCCTGCTGGGGCAGTCGGTAAAGGTAGAGTCGGGCACGGTCAAGGACGAAACCTGGTACCGCGTGCTAGTGGGCCCGTTCAGCAACCGCGAGCAGCTGACCGGGGCGCAGAAGCAGTTGGCCGGGGCAGGTTTCAGCAACCTGCTGCTGCAACAGCGGCAGACCCGTCAGTAA
- the proC gene encoding pyrroline-5-carboxylate reductase: protein MSKTRIAFIGAGNMAASLIGGLRAQGLDASQIRASDPGAETRSRIQAEHGIETFENNAQAIDGADVIVLAVKPQVMKAVCQSLQPNLQEGQLIVSIAAGITCASLQSWVGARPVVRCMPNTPALLRQGVSGLYATAEVSSEQRQQAEQLLSAVGTALWLEQEQQLDAVTAVSGSGPAYFFLLIEAMTAAGEKLGLPRETASQLTLQTALGAARMAVASDVDAAELRRRVTSPAGTTEAAIKSFQASGFEAIVEQALQAAATRSAELAEQLGK from the coding sequence ATGAGCAAGACTCGTATTGCCTTTATCGGCGCCGGCAACATGGCCGCCAGCCTGATCGGTGGTCTGCGTGCCCAGGGCCTGGACGCCTCGCAGATCCGCGCCAGCGACCCGGGCGCCGAGACCCGCAGCCGCATCCAGGCCGAGCACGGCATCGAAACCTTCGAGAACAACGCCCAGGCCATCGATGGCGCCGACGTCATCGTGCTGGCGGTCAAGCCGCAGGTCATGAAAGCCGTATGCCAGTCCCTGCAACCGAACCTGCAGGAAGGCCAGCTGATCGTTTCCATTGCCGCCGGCATCACCTGCGCCAGCCTGCAAAGCTGGGTCGGCGCTCGCCCGGTGGTGCGCTGCATGCCCAACACCCCGGCACTGCTGCGCCAGGGCGTCAGCGGCCTGTACGCCACCGCGGAAGTATCCAGCGAACAACGCCAGCAGGCCGAGCAACTGCTGTCGGCCGTGGGCACCGCCCTGTGGCTCGAGCAGGAGCAGCAACTGGACGCCGTGACGGCAGTCTCCGGCAGCGGCCCGGCGTACTTCTTCCTGCTGATCGAAGCCATGACCGCGGCAGGCGAAAAGCTTGGCCTGCCACGTGAAACTGCCTCCCAGCTGACCCTGCAGACTGCCTTGGGCGCCGCACGCATGGCGGTTGCCAGCGATGTCGATGCTGCCGAACTGCGCCGCCGAGTCACCTCGCCTGCAGGCACTACCGAAGCGGCGATCAAGTCGTTCCAGGCCAGCGGCTTCGAAGCCATCGTCGAACAGGCGCTGCAGGCTGCGGCTACACGTTCCGCCGAGCTGGCCGAACAACTGGGCAAATAA
- a CDS encoding YggS family pyridoxal phosphate-dependent enzyme: protein MSTLADNLSAISARIASAAQAAGRDPASVQLLAVSKTKPASAIREIHAAGVCDLGENYLQEALTKQQALGDLPLIWHFIGPIQSNKTKAIAEHFDWVHSVDRLKIAQRLSEQRPAGLPPLNICLQVNVSGEDSKSGCTPADLPALAKAVAALPNLRLRGLMAIPEPTDDRAAQEAAFATLRQLQEGLGLGLDTLSMGMSHDLEAAIAQGATWVRIGTALFGARDYGQP, encoded by the coding sequence ATGTCCACCCTAGCAGACAACCTTTCCGCTATTTCCGCCCGTATCGCCAGCGCTGCCCAGGCTGCCGGGCGTGATCCGGCCAGCGTCCAGTTGCTGGCCGTGAGCAAGACCAAGCCAGCCAGCGCCATCCGCGAAATCCACGCCGCCGGCGTATGCGATCTCGGGGAAAACTACCTACAGGAAGCGCTGACAAAGCAGCAGGCACTCGGCGACCTGCCCTTGATCTGGCACTTCATCGGCCCCATCCAGTCGAACAAGACCAAAGCCATCGCCGAGCATTTCGACTGGGTACATTCCGTGGACCGCCTGAAAATCGCCCAACGCCTCTCGGAGCAGCGCCCGGCCGGTCTGCCACCACTGAACATCTGCCTGCAGGTGAACGTCAGCGGCGAAGACAGCAAATCCGGCTGCACCCCTGCCGACCTGCCGGCCCTGGCCAAAGCGGTAGCCGCACTGCCCAACCTTCGCCTGCGCGGGCTGATGGCCATTCCCGAACCCACTGATGACCGCGCCGCCCAGGAAGCCGCCTTCGCCACCCTGCGCCAGTTGCAGGAAGGCCTCGGCCTTGGTCTGGACACCCTGTCCATGGGCATGAGCCACGATCTGGAAGCGGCCATTGCACAGGGTGCGACCTGGGTGCGTATCGGTACCGCCCTGTTCGGTGCCCGCGATTACGGGCAGCCCTGA
- a CDS encoding NINE protein → MNSYQQGAPFHDTHSKTIGYLLWIFGFTGSHRFYYGKPVTGTIWFFTLGLLGIGWLIDLFLIPSMDREADLRFQSGRIDYNIAWILLTFLGVFGLHRLYQGKWITAIIYFFTGGLFLVGVLYDFWTLNSQVSERNAGRG, encoded by the coding sequence ATGAACAGTTATCAACAGGGGGCGCCGTTTCACGACACCCACAGCAAGACCATTGGCTACCTGCTATGGATTTTCGGCTTTACCGGGTCGCATCGTTTCTATTACGGCAAGCCCGTAACCGGCACCATCTGGTTCTTCACCCTGGGCCTGCTGGGCATCGGCTGGTTGATTGACCTGTTCCTGATCCCGTCCATGGACCGTGAAGCTGACCTCCGGTTCCAGTCCGGGCGCATTGACTACAACATCGCCTGGATCCTGCTGACCTTCCTAGGGGTGTTTGGTCTGCACCGGCTGTATCAGGGCAAGTGGATCACCGCAATCATCTACTTCTTTACCGGCGGGCTGTTCCTGGTGGGGGTTCTGTATGACTTCTGGACGCTGAACAGCCAGGTTTCCGAGCGGAATGCGGGGCGGGGTTGA
- a CDS encoding C40 family peptidase yields MPPLLKTWLTLCLLLPLAAHATNREQRLPNGFTGYTTNASVRHAPVKQTALRTRPSNAAISRSVPGAPVAAMSPKQSSDVLSRAVNVLGTPYVWGGSSPKKGFDCSGLVKYAFNDVADVDLPRTSNAMAQGHGIKVAKGDLKPGDLIFFNIKSRRVNHVAIYLGNDRFIHAPRRGKRVSIDTLSKPYWQKHYVVAKRVLPKEQQQLSLAKR; encoded by the coding sequence ATGCCGCCTTTACTCAAGACATGGCTGACCCTCTGCCTATTATTGCCCCTGGCCGCCCACGCCACCAATCGTGAGCAACGTCTTCCCAATGGTTTTACCGGCTACACCACCAATGCCTCGGTAAGACACGCACCAGTCAAGCAGACCGCGCTGCGCACCCGCCCAAGCAATGCCGCCATCAGCCGCAGCGTGCCCGGTGCGCCAGTCGCCGCCATGTCGCCGAAGCAGAGCAGCGATGTGCTCAGCCGCGCGGTAAATGTGCTCGGCACCCCTTATGTCTGGGGCGGCAGCAGCCCGAAGAAAGGCTTCGACTGCAGCGGGCTGGTCAAATACGCCTTCAACGACGTCGCCGACGTCGACCTGCCGCGCACCTCCAATGCCATGGCCCAGGGCCACGGCATCAAGGTGGCCAAGGGTGACCTGAAGCCAGGCGACCTGATCTTCTTCAACATCAAGAGCCGTCGGGTGAACCACGTTGCCATCTACCTGGGCAACGACCGCTTCATCCATGCTCCACGCCGTGGCAAGCGGGTGAGCATCGACACCCTGAGCAAGCCTTACTGGCAGAAGCATTACGTGGTGGCCAAGCGAGTGCTGCCGAAAGAACAGCAGCAACTGAGCCTGGCCAAGCGCTGA
- the metW gene encoding methionine biosynthesis protein MetW gives MRADLEIIHDWIPAGSRVLDLGCGSGELLASLRDRKQVTGYGLEIDADNIAACVAKGVNVIEQDLDKGLGNFASNSFDVVIMTQALQAVEYPDRILDEMLRVGRQCIITFPNFGHWRCRWYLATKGRMPVSDFMPYTWYNTPNIHFCTFADFEELCHERRAKVLDRLAVDHLHRNGWGGRLWPNLLGEIGIYRVSSPGLQEHQLAV, from the coding sequence ATGAGAGCCGATCTGGAAATCATCCACGACTGGATCCCCGCCGGCAGCCGGGTACTCGACCTGGGTTGCGGCAGCGGCGAACTGCTGGCCTCGCTGCGCGACCGCAAGCAGGTCACCGGCTATGGCCTGGAGATCGACGCCGACAACATCGCGGCCTGTGTGGCCAAGGGCGTCAACGTCATCGAGCAGGACCTGGACAAGGGCCTGGGCAACTTCGCCAGCAACAGTTTCGACGTGGTGATCATGACCCAGGCCCTGCAGGCCGTGGAGTACCCCGACCGCATCCTCGACGAGATGCTGCGCGTGGGCCGCCAGTGCATCATCACCTTCCCCAACTTCGGCCACTGGCGTTGCCGCTGGTACCTGGCGACCAAAGGCCGCATGCCGGTTTCGGACTTCATGCCGTACACCTGGTACAACACGCCGAACATCCACTTCTGCACCTTTGCCGACTTCGAAGAGCTGTGCCACGAGCGCCGCGCCAAGGTGCTAGACCGCCTGGCGGTCGACCACTTGCACCGCAACGGGTGGGGTGGCCGGCTTTGGCCTAATCTTCTAGGTGAGATCGGCATCTACCGTGTCAGCAGCCCGGGCCTGCAAGAACATCAGCTCGCGGTCTGA
- a CDS encoding YggT family protein, with amino-acid sequence MNALSGAAIFVVQTLVSLYLVIVLLRFVLQLVKANFYNPLCQFAVRATQPLLKPIRRVIPSVGGLDTSSLLLSVVIQALLMAFVLMVTYGTFGDILHLLMWAIIGITSLFLKIFWVAMIVMVIVSWVAPNSHNPAAELAYQISEPVLAPFRRIVPNLGGMDISPIFAFLAIQVIQSFVMPPLAAYAGMPQELWRMI; translated from the coding sequence ATGAATGCACTGTCCGGCGCCGCGATCTTCGTGGTGCAAACCCTGGTCAGCCTGTACCTGGTGATCGTCCTGCTGCGCTTTGTCCTGCAGCTGGTCAAGGCCAACTTCTACAACCCGCTGTGCCAGTTCGCCGTGCGCGCCACACAGCCGCTGCTCAAGCCGATTCGCCGAGTCATCCCCAGCGTTGGTGGGCTGGATACCTCGTCGCTGCTGTTGTCGGTGGTCATCCAGGCGCTGCTGATGGCTTTCGTGCTGATGGTCACCTACGGGACCTTCGGTGACATCCTGCACCTGCTGATGTGGGCCATCATCGGTATCACCTCGCTGTTCCTGAAGATTTTCTGGGTCGCGATGATCGTCATGGTGATCGTGTCCTGGGTTGCTCCCAACAGCCACAACCCGGCGGCTGAGCTGGCCTACCAGATCAGTGAACCGGTGCTGGCACCGTTCCGCCGCATCGTGCCCAACCTGGGCGGCATGGACATCTCGCCGATCTTCGCCTTCCTCGCGATCCAGGTAATCCAGTCGTTCGTCATGCCGCCGCTGGCCGCCTACGCCGGCATGCCACAAGAGCTATGGCGGATGATCTGA